The sequence CTGAAGGGAATGTTAAGGAGATCAAAATAATATTAAAGGCTGATTATAAGGGCTCTGTTGAAGTACTTAAAAAGGCATTAGAAGAACTTTCAACCCCTGAAATAAAAGTGAGAATATTGCACTGCGGTGTTGGTGGTATTACAGAATCGGATGTGCTTCTGGCTGATGCATCGGATGCCATTGTGATTGGGTTTTATGTGACGACCGAGGATAAGGCACGCATACTGGCAGAAGAAAAAGGGGTGGAAATCAGGCTCTATAAAATTATCTATGATGCAACAAACGAAATAAAAGCTGCCATGGAAGGTATGTTAGAACCAGAATCTAAAGAGGTTGTATTAGGTCAGGTCGAAATACGGCAAGTTTACAATATCTCAAAGTTTGGTAATGTTGCTGGTTGTTATGTAAAAACGGGTAAAATTACAAGAAATGCCTCCGTCCGATTAATTCGGGATAACATTATCATTTATGACGGGAAATTAGAGTCTTTAAAGGTAGTAAAAGATGATGTCAGAGAGGTTAGGGCAGGATTTGAATGTGGGCTGAAAATTGCCAATTATGATGATATTAAAGTGGGGGATATTGTAGAGGCATACGAAGTGCAAAAGATAGCAAGAGTCCTAACGGTATAGTAATTGCTCTTATAGCTATGTTTGGCATTTTAGAAAAAGATTTTCAACTCTTAATTATCCTCCTTCCTGGCAATTGGGGCAATCTTAATTGCGACTATGATGCACTATGAAATTAGAGTTTTACAAGTCTGATGATACTGTAGTTGGAGTTCTCAATATTCGGTTGGTAATCCGGGGTGCAAATACATTAAAGGACAAGCGTCACATCATTAAAAGCCTGAAAGATCGTGTTAAAAATAATTTTAACGTCTCTGTCTCGGAAATTGGAACTTTGGATCATTGCCAATATTCTAGATTAGGGATTGCAATGGTAGGAAATGATAAGAGGTATGTGAACGGTACCTTATCGAATTTAATTAATATGTTCCGAGCCTCAACTTCTGTAGAGCTTGTTGGTTATCACCTCGAATTTGTTTAATTCCATTCATAAGAGATGTACATCCATATGGTAAATCCCTTTTTAGTAATAATTATATTTTTTGTTTACAATAAAGAAGGGGGTTGTTATGCCTTCAAGAAGAGTAGAGCGATTGTCTGAATCAGTTAAACAAGAGGTAAGTAAAATCATACTTTATGAACTCAAAGACCCTCGGATAAGTTTTATTACAGTTACCAAAGTTGAACTTGCGTCTGATCTGAAAAGAGCAAAGGTGTATATCTCTATTTTGGGGGATGCTCTTACCCAGAGAAAAACCTTACAAGCGCTGGAACATGCCAGAGGGTTTATTCAAGCAAAAATGGGTGCACATCTGCAGATAAGATACACGCCATTGTTGACTTTTTATTTGGATGAATCGTTAAAAAAGAGTCAACATATTTCAAACCTTATTGACGAGGCAGTTAAGGGGAGTGACATTACAATCAAAGGTGAGTTAGAAGAATGAAAAAATTACATTTAGGTTTACCGAAAGGCAGTCTTCAGGAAGCAACTGTTGAAATGATGAAAAAGGCAGGTTATACTGTCCATGTTAGTCCTCGATCTTATTACCCTTCAATCGATGATGATGAAATTTCCGTACGATTAATCAGGCCGCAAGATATGTCCAGATATGTTGAAAAAGGGATTATTGATGCTGGTCTGACAGGTGCCGATTGGGTGAAAGAAGCAGGTTCTGACGTGAAAGTGGTTGTGAGCCTTGTGTATGCTAAACAACAGTTAACGAAGGTAAAATGGGTTTTAGCTGTGCCTGAAAGTTCGACCATCCGCACCGTGGATGATCTGCAGAATAAAAAGATTGCGACGGAACTTGTGAACGTGACACGGCAATACCTCGCAGAACGCGGGGTGGTTGCCGATATTGAATTTTCTCATGGTGCTACTGAGGCAAAGGCTCCAGACTTAGTAGATGCGATTGTAGAACTTACTGAAACAGGAAGTAGTCTGAAGGCAAACAAACTTCGTATCATTGAGACCGTTATGGAATCTTCAACTCAGCTTATTGCCGGTCATCATGCGTGGAAAGATGAATGGAAACGTACAAAAATAGAGAATCTTGCAATGCTATTTGAAGGAGCTATTATTGCCCGTGTAAAGGTCGGATTGAAGATGAATGTTCCAAATGGGGCTCTGGATCAGGTGCTAAAAAAATTGCCTGCATTGAGAAAACCAACAGTTTCTACACTGTCTGAAGGGGCTGGTTATGCGATTGAAACTGTGCTGGATGAGACAGTGGCAAGAAGCATCACCCCTGAGTTAAAAAGAGCCGGAGCTGAAGGGATTATTGAATATCCATTAAATAAAGTTATTCTTTAAGATGCGGGAGTTCCGATATGTTAAGGATATACAAAGAAGTATGAAATGTTATTTGTCAAATCTTTTTCTGTTATTTTTGTTCTTATAATACTCTTCTCTATTAGTTTCCAGGGATGTGGTAGTATTGCAGCCAAACATGACAGTCAATTCTTACCGGTTATTGAGAGCAGTCCATTGCACGCTCAGGATAAAGCGCATGCCTATTTTTGTGCCGGATATTTTTCCATGTTGGAAAGAGATTGGGAAAATGCGGCTGCTAATTTTGAAAAGGCGATTCAGCTGGATCGTTCTTCGGGAAGAATTATTCAACATTTGGCTACATGCTATTTCCAGTTAGGAAAGAATGAAAAGTCGATCGATTATCTCGAAAAATTAGCCAAAATCAAACCAAATGAATTTAGTGTGCATTATACATTGGCGACACTGTATGAAACTGTTGGAAAATATAGAGAGGCAATTGCGGAATATGAATATGCCCGCCAGTGTAAAACAACGAAGCTAGACCAGGTATTCCTGGCGGATACTCTCTACAGGCTTGCCAATCTTTATATGCAGGAAGGTATGATGGAAAAAGGAATAGAGTGTTATGAGAGTATGTTTGACATGAAACTTGTAAGCGATCCAGTAAAGGTATATTACGAGATAGGCCAGAAATATTTTGAAAAAAACGATACTAAAAAGGCCTTGGAATATTTTTTAAAGGTAAAAGAGACTGATCCAAAGTTAAGTTTCGTCAGTTTTTATCTTACTCTTTGCTACGATGCACTTCATGACTATGATAATGCTATTAAAGAAGCAAAGGTTTTTTTGGAAAAAGAACCTGATAACTGGGTTATGCACTTAGCCCTGTCCGAGCTATACGAGAAAACAAATAATGAGTCCAACCAAAGCGAGGAAATTAAAAAAATCGAGGAAATTCTTAAGAAAAACACAGATGCTGGAAGCACGAACCCTAAGGAATATTTCCTGTTATGCCAAATTTATAGAAGTCAACGTAAAATTGACGAGGCAATCGCAGTCATTGAGAATATGAAGTTGATTCCTCTGGACAAAGAAACAATACGGGATATTCATTTTTTGCTATCGAATCTTTATTATGAAAATCAAAGATTTGATAGAGTGGAAGAAGAATTGCAGATGGTCTTAAAGCTTGATCCTGATTTTCACGAAGCAAATAACTTTCTTGGTTATCTGTTTGTTGAAAACAACAGAAATTTGGACGAAGCAATTCAGCTTATTAACAAGGCGTTAAAAGCACAACCCCGGAATGGTGCATATCTTGATAGTTTGGGCTGGGCTTATTACAAGAAGGCACAGGTGGAAGGAAGAAATGATTATTTGATTATGGCACTTCAAAAGTTATTGGAAGCTGTACAATTCTTGGAAGAACCAGATATTTATGAGCATATTGGTGATGTTCATTATAGTTTGGGGAATTGGGACGAAGCTGTTAAGGCTTGGGGAAGGGCACAGGATTTATATAAACAGATGTTTAATAACAGAGCGCAAATAGAGAACATTACGATGAAATTGGAAAGACTAAAGAGGTTAAGGTCTGTAGAAGAAACAAATTCGAAGGTTATTAAAAATCAAATAGAGATTGAAAGTAGCATTCAACCGTGATTTTTTTCTAAAAATATTTTTAGGAGAAGTAAGATAAATTGGCTGGACATTCACATTGGGCAAGTATAAAGCACAAAAAAGGTGCAGCAGATGCGAAAAAGGGCAAAATTTTTTCGAAGATAGCTCGCATGATAACTGTAGCTGCCAGAAGAGGTGGTGGCGACCCGGATATGAATCCAAAGTTACAGCTTGCCATAAGTAAGGCCAGGGCAGTTAATATGCCTAAAGAAAACATTGAGCGTGCCATTCAGAAAGGTACGGGGGGCGGTGAGGCATCAGAGTTATTTGAATGTTTGTACGAAGGATACGGACCTCATGGCATAGCCTTAATGGTTGAAATCCTGACAGACAATAAAAATAGAACTGTCCCTGAAATCCGAAAAATATTTGAGCGGTTTGGCGGAAATATGGGAGAATCGGGTTGTGTCTCCTGGATGTTCGAAAAAAAGGGCCTTATTATCGCTGGTAGTAATAATTTCAATGAAGACGAGCTTATGATGTTGGTCTTAGATGCCGGGGCCGATGATCTACAACAGGTGGGGGATGTTTTTCAGGTCATATGCCCGCAAGTGGATTTGGATACCGTGAAGAAGGCTATCGAGAGTAAAAACATCAAGATCGAAAGTGCTGAGGTGAGTTGGATACCAAAAAACAATATTGACCTAGATGATGCCGCAGGTCGTAAAGTACTGGGGCTCATGGAAGCACTTGAGGACCACGATGACGTACAAAACGTCTATTCCAATTTTAATCTTCCACAAACCCTTCTCACAGAAGTACAAGCGGCTAAATAAATTGGATAAAGATAATTTAGCGCAGTCTCTAGACTTCCCCAAACTTCAGTTCTCAGGACACCGAGATAAATATTGTGCTACCTGTCCAACTCATTTGGACAACAATAATTATAGCTGCTTTTCTCCACGATCTTTTTGGATGTATTGCAAGTTCTGTTGCGGTTGTTCTATTGGGGCAATATCCACTTCTTTATGGGTTTTCGATTGTTTTTTCTCAATATTCAACAATTCAAGGACTTGTTCTCCATCTAATACTTCATCATTTTCGAGGTTCTTTGCTAGCAGATCCAGTTTATCTTTGTTATCATTGAGTAATTTTTTGACCCTATCATAGCTTGCCATGATAAGGTTGGTAACTTCTTCATCAATAAGCACGGCAGTTTTTTCGCTGTATTCTTTTTCTTGAACAAGATCGTGTCCGAGAAAAATATTGCCCGATTGCCTGCCAAAAGTCTGCGGGCCTAATTTTCTGCTCATACCAAATCGGCATACATAATTTCGAGCCAGTTGTGAAGCCTTTTCCAGGTCATTTTGGGCACCGGTTGATATTTTGTGTATAGCCAGTTCTTCTGCTGCTCTCCCGCCCAATAATACACAAAGGGTATCCAGAATTTCGGGTTCAGTGGTTAAGTATTTGTCTTCCAATGGTAACTGCATAGTATATCCTAGTGCTGCCGTTCCTCTAGGAATTATAGAAACTTTGTGCACGGGATCAGTGTTGGGAAGTAGTGCAGCTATCAAGGTGTGACCAGCCTCATGAATTGCGACCGCCTTTTTTTCCGTATCGCTCATAATTCTGCTCTTTCGCTCTGGACCGGCTAACACCCTGTCTATGGAGGATTCCAATTCTTTCATGCCGACTGAGTTCTTATTGTACCGTGCGGCAAGGAGTGCCGCTTCATTGACAACATTTGCCAAATCTGCTCCCGAAAAACCTGCGGTGCGTTTTGCGATGACTTTCAAGCTGACATCGGAATCTATCTTTACATTTTTTGCATGAACAGACAGTACAGCCTCGCGGCCAATAAGGTCTGGTCTGTCAACAGTTATTTGACGGTCAAAACGCCCCGGGCGTAACAGTGCACTGTCCAGGACATCAGGTCGGTTGGTTGCAGCAATTATAATAACCCCTTTCTGTGAATTAAATCCATCCATCTCAGCCAGAAGCTGGTTAAGAGTCTGTTCACGTTCGTCATGACCGCCACCCAGCCCTGTGCCACGTTGACGTCCAACACTGTCAATTTCGTCAATAAAAACAATGCATGGGGCCTTTGCTTTTGCTTGCTCAAACATATCCCGTACGCGGGCAGCGCCCATTCCCACAAACATTTCGACAAAGTCAGAACCACTAATTGAGAAAAATGGTACACCTGCTTCACCTGCAACGGCTCTTGCGAGGAGCGTTTTGCCGGTTCCGGGTGGACCGATCAGAAGAACGCCTTTGGGGATTTTCCCTCCCAATTTCTGAAATCGCTCCGGGTAAGAAAGAAAGTCTATGATTTCCTTCAGCTCTTCTTTGGCCTCTTCACATCCTGCAACATCGACGAAAGTTGTCTTCTGAGAACCGTTATCTGAATACAACTTAATTTTTGCCTTGCCAAAGGACATAAAAGGAGAACCCATCCCGCCGACCCTTTTAAAGAGGAAAAACCACCCTAACGCCATGATCCCAAAGGGAAATACCCACCACATCAGGATGTTTTTAAAGAAATTATTTTCAGATGCACCTTTAAACCTGACCTTCTGTGATTCGAGTTCATTGACGAGTTCTGCGTCTTGTATTGGTACTGTAACGAATGCAATCTTTTCTTCTTTGTCACCTTCACCAGATAATTTTTTGTAATGGCCCCGGATAAGATTGGTACCTACCGTACAGTCAGATATATAACCATTCTTAAGATAAAGTCTGAACTGGCTGTATGATATTTCTTCAGCTTTAGGGGATAAAAATATCTGCGCTACATACATAACGGCGAGAAAAAGCAGGATATATCCGATCGAAAATCGTGACTTCTTGGTTTTGTTTTTATTTTTTTTATCCATTCAATTTGGTTGAAAAAGATTAAAAATACCTTATATCCTGAATATAAGGTTATTAATGTAATATTCTTAACAAAAAATCAAGCTGAATTATATTAGAAAAGACGATCAATGTCAAAATATTTCAAAAGAGATTTAGGTTGATAATAGCTAAAAAGATACTATAATGGATTCTAGTCGGGGTGTAGCGCAGCTTGGCTAGCGCGCTTGAATGGGGTTCAAGAGGTCGTGGGTTCAAATCCCGCCACCCCGACCACTAAAATCAAGGGTTTTAGGATATTAACCATTGCACGCCTCTCTCAAATTGTATACTTTTTGTATACTTGGTTGTTCTGTCATGATATTATCCAGCGTATCAACTGCTTTAACCTTGTGACTCGGTGCAAGGTGGGCATACCTCAAAGTCATCTTAAAGTCTTTGTGTCCCATAAGTTCTTTCACAGTTGTAAGGTCAATTCCAGCCATTACCAGGTGACTTGCGAAGGTATGTCTCAAATCGTGGAATTTAAAATCTCTTATCTCTGCCTTTTTTAATGCGGTATTAAAACTTCTTTTAACGTTATCGTACCTATTACCGGTTAATGGATTAACAAAAACATAATCAAATTGACTGGTGATCCCTTCCAAAGTTTCCCTTAAAGTCTGATTTATAGGTATCTCTTTACGCTCAGAGTTCTTTGTTTGGTCTTGGTTCAACAAGATAAAGCCCGCATTCAAATCAACATTATCCCACTTAAGCCCAAGTATTTCGTCTTTCCTCATTCCTGTATTAAGTGCTGTAATAACAATCGGCTTTAAGTGTTTATCGCATGAATCAATAAGCCTTTGACACTCCTCTGTGGATAGATACCGTAGGCGTCTATTGTTTTCAGGCAACATCTTTACCTTTCTTATTCGTTTTAAGATTTCTTCCTCTACCATATCCCATTCGACCGCCTTTGTAAACATATGGAATAAAGTAGCAATCAATCGATTTGCTGTAGCAGGTTTATTTCCCATGTTTGGTTTATCAGTCTGGTATTGTTCAAATAACATGGAACTGAAACGCCTTAAAGGTACATTGCTGAAAGTTTCGGCGCCGTGCTTCGTAACTCACGCAAGGCCACCTCTCCACTCATCACGTTATTAACTGGATAATAGCATTGAAATAACTATTTAAATTCCTTATACTTCGCGTAATATGTTGCATTTACAAAATAGGTTTCTCGCTTTTAATGAAAAAAATATCATTAAGTCTCGACATCTTAGAATACATAAGTGAACTTTGAACACGCAATCATAGTAAGTGCGTTGCTTTTTACATGAGGAATATTTTTGGATATTTTCGGGATATTCAGCGCAATGACCTTACAGTATAATTCACTGTGAAAGATTTATTATGATACTTCAACTTATAGTAAATGGGATAATCACAGGCAGCCTTATTTCGATCATGGCAATTGGGTTTGGTGTGATCTACCGTTGATCGCAAGGAACAATGAAAGAATCTAATAACGAAGTATTAGTAGTCTCAGACGATGAAGAATTGTATAAATCACTAAAAAGAGCTTTAGAGACTCTTAGGGGGATGGCTGTATTAAAATTTGAAAAAGACCTTTTAAAAAAGAAACACAAGGTTGTACTATTTGCAACACCAGGGGAGGATTTTGAAGAGTTATTTTATGGTACTATTAGGGCAAGATATCTCAATCCTGTTGCGGTTATTGGTTTAAAGATAGAGAATCTTTCATGAGAAAGCACCTGTTATTCCAAAACCATTTCGATCATCGTGGTTATATCAATATTCCATTTGATTTGAATGAGGTTATTTCTTAAGCCAGTCACTGTGGTGGAGCGAGAGAATGCTTGGAATCAACTTTTTAAATCTATGGAAAACGTCAAGGACCGCAAACCTAAACCAAAGCAACGTGCGAAAGAACAGGAAGAAGAAATTGCCAAAATGGTGAAGAGTTTTAGAAAGCATCATGCATAAAGTTGTTCTTGATTCCACGGTTCTTGTTAGTGCCTTTCTTGCTAAAATGGGTGTTTCTCTTAAAGCACGGACGGATTACATTGTCACACGAGACAATGACCTTCTTTCTCTCGAAAACTATGAGGCATAAAAGTGGTAACGCCTGAAAAGTTTATAGGGATATCAAGGAGTGACAAGCATCAACCTTTCTAAACCCATTTATAGAATTCCAGCAGAAGGTTTATTATGAAGACCAAAACAATCTTTGAAGAAGAAATTTTAAAGGAAATACAAGATTTATCTAAATCAATGCAAAAGAAATTAGTCAAAATTGTGCATTTCCTAAAAAAAGAAATTATCTATCCCGAATTAAGTGAAAAGAACGCAACCGATGAATTTCTCTCTGTATGTGGAACATGTGAAGACGGCAGAACCATTAATGAACAATTAAAGGATATTTATTCGAGCAGACGGGAATGAATAGTAATTGAAAATAAAACAGAAACTCTTTTAAATCATTGTGAATAGGAGAAAGATATGGGCCAAAAATATAGTGCTTTAGTAGAAGAAGTCAAAAAACTATCAACTGAGGAAAAGGAAGAATTAAAATTTTTAATTGAAAAATATCTAATTGAAGAACGAAGAGAGGAAATTTTTAAAAATTGCCAGGAAAGTGCAAGGGAAATTGAAGAAGGTCACCTGGAATTTTCGAACGACATTGAAAGGTTAAAGGAGATGCTTTAGTTGATACAAATAACTTTTAGTTCTTCCTTTAAAAGGGCTTTTAAGAAAAAGATCAAAGGAAAACAAAATATTGAAGACAAATATTGGGAAAGGGTTAATATTTTTCTCAAAAACCCGTTAGACCCACAATTAAAAACACACAAGCTTTCCGGAAAATTGGAGGAATTGTGGAGCTTTACCATTGATTATGACTTAAGATTAGTATTTTATTTTTTAGAAAACGATAAAGTGGTTTTTATTGACATAGGAAAGCACGATGAGGTTTATTAATTTTCTTTTAAATTAAGAATTAACGCTATTTCGGCATAGATTTTAATGCTTTTTTACTTTTGTCAACTGTAGTCAAATTGTAGTCAGCCACTAAAATCTGAAACCATCTTTAAGACTATCAGGCAATGATGTGTATACCGTTGCGTCATCTCTATGGAATGATGTCCTAACAACCTCGATATCTTATAAATATCAATGCCCCTTTGCGCTAAACGTGTCGCAAAGGTATGTCTTAAATCGTGGAAATGAAAGTCATGGATGCCTGCCTTTTTTATAGCGATACTAAAAGCCCTTCTGAGATTGTGACGGTCAATATTAGTTATTGCATTACTCAGAAATACAACGTCACTCTTAAGATTCCTGACTTTTGCCTTTTCCATTAAAATATTCAGTGCAATTTGGTTTAACGGAATCGTCCTCGGCTTGCCGTTCTTAGATTCCTGAATAATGCAGAATTTAGTTTAATAAGTTATCCATTTTCTACTCTCTTTTCTTAAAAGAAAGATGTGTTTTCCCAGAACGGCTGTTTTAAGAAGACTTCCTAAAAAACCAACAAATGTAATTTTCTTTGAGAGCGGAAGCGCCAGCCACCCAATGGCAAGGTGCCTTCCGAGGCTGACAACCTCACCTAAAACTTTTGGATGATACGGCTTTCTTACACCCCCAAAAATATCCGCGTAGATATTGTTTGCTACCAATCGTCCCTGCTGTAATGCAAACTGAGCAGCGGCAGGAACTGGTTCTTTTGTGTAAGGGTTCATTGCAAGGGCATTGTCCCCAATGGCATAGATAAATGGATACCCTTCGACCCGAAGAAACTCATCAACAACAATACGTCCTAATTGTCCAATTTTCATTCCACTTTCTCTCGCGAGTTCATGGATGCGAATGCCTCCCGTCCAAATCACGGTCTTGGTTCCCAACACTTCACCCGATGAAAGTACAACCGTGTCTGGTGTTCGACTAACAATCTTTGTTCCTGCTATGATTTTTATACCTCTTTCCAGGAGTTTTTTATGAATACGTGCTGCAAAGGATTCCTCCATTTTTGGTACTATGCGAGTGCCCGATTCAACGATAATAATTTCAACCTCACGCGGATTCACATGGTAGTCACGGGTGCACTGTGCAACGTGATCAGCAAGTTCAGCAGCGAATTCTACCCCTGACAGACCACCACCGCCGATGACAAACCGAAGCATATCCCTTCGCCGCTCCTCAACCGGTTCTGATGCCGCACGTGCACAGAGTTGATTAATATAGTCATAGATTTGTTGAGCATCTCTCAATGTCTGAAGCGGGAAAGAGTTTTCCTGCAATCCAGGGATATTATAAAAATTTACCTGACTTCCAAGCGCTATTACCAGGTAATCAAATGGTAATGACCTGTTTCCCATATGTATAATATGTTCAGTGGAATCAATCCTGGTTACTTCTCCAAGGTGAAAAATGATATTTTGCCTTTGTATAATGCGGTGAATAGGAATGGACACCTCTGCTTTTCGAACAGCTGCCTCATGCAATTGCGTCTTGAGCGTATGGTAAGGGTTTCTATCAATGAGATGTATTTGATATTCGGGATGCTGACGGAACAACCTTGCTAACCTCAATGCAGCGGTAATTCCTCCGTAACCTGCCCCCATGACAACAATGTTCTTTTTGACTTCCATGATTGATACCTTCAGATAAATCTAAAACGATTCTGGTTGATTTGATCGGTTGGCCCTAGTCTGCCCTTATATTTCCTGCATAAAACGAACAAGATATTTTATACCTGTGGTCTGAGCTAAAGAGTTTTCGCACACCATCAAACCCTCCGGGACATGCTTAATGCGTGCGTTGTCGAGCCGCAGCTCGGCGGGTCACTGCCAGATCGTAGGCGCGTGCGATATCAGTATTGCGCAGCAAACCCACTAAATGACGCGGATTTTCACGTGCCACGACTGGCAATTGACCAACATCGCGCACTCCGATACGCCGCAATGCGGCGCCAATCGTCTCGTCTGGATATGCAAGGAGCAACTCTCGTGTGCAGACTTCACCAACAATACGTACCGTACCGATATCGTCATCCTGAGCACGATCAATGTCTTGCACGGTGATAATACCGGTCAATTCGTCTGCATTATTAAGCACTGGTAATCCGTGCTGTCGTTTTCTGGCAAGTAAATCGGTTGCTACTGTCAACGAATCAGATTCTCGCAAAGTAACGATTTCAGTCTCCATGACTTCATTTACCAGAATCGTTTCCAATACGTCAACGTCGCGTCCTCGTTGCAGACGTATGCCCTTGCGCGCCAGCCCCAATGTATATACTGAATCGTGTTGTAAATGCCACGAGAGAAACAGACTAACGTTTACTGCAGCTATCAGTGGCAGAATAATCCGGTAGTCATGGGTCATTTCAAACAGCAGGATGAACGAGGTAATTGGTGCATGTATTGTGCCTGCGAGGACGGCTGCCATCCCGACCATCGCAAAGGCAGGTGGTGAAATGTTGAGAGAAGGAAAAACCTGTTTGGCCACAAGCCCATAAGCGCCCCCAAGTGTAGCCCCGGCAAAAAGGGAAGGAGCAAATACACCGCCGTGAAAACCGCCGCTGATGCAAATCGGCGTTAGCACCAGCCTGGATAACGCCAGTGAAAGCAGGAGAGTCACCGTCAGAGGTTTGCCGTCTAAAATATTTTCAATTGTGGCATAACCTGTTCCAAACACCTGCGGCAGATGCATTCCAACGAGGCCGACGGCGAGACCCGCAACTGCAGGTTTAAGCCAGCGAGGGGCATTCCATTTATCAAAGATACCCCGCATGAAATGATGCAAACGAATATAGAATGCCGCACCAAGTCCGGATAGCACACCCAACCCAAAATAGAGCGGCAGTTCCCATACAGAGTTAAAAGCATATGCAGGGATGTGAAACGCAGGTTGAGGCCCTGATACGGCCTGAGTAAATACAGATGATACCACAGACGCTAACGTAACGATGCCAAAGGCGTTTACGCTCAGCTCGCCTATAATAATCTCCAGCGCGAAAAATATACCGGCAATAGGTGCGTTGAAGGCTGCAGCGATCCCCCCCGCAGCGCCCGATGCAACGAGGGCACGAATTCGTTCATCAGAAAGGCGCAAGAGTTGGCCAAACATTGATCCTAAGTATGCACCAATCTGCACTGAAGGGTCTGCAGGTCCCACGGAAGCACCGGAACCGATAGAGAATGCTGCGGCAACTGTTTTGGTTGGTATTCTCCGATATGGCAGTCGCCCGCCTCCTAATGCTACGGATTCCATAATACCTGCTATGCCCACATATCGTTCCTTACCAATAAGAAAATGGGAAATCAGTCCAACAGCGAGACCGCCAAGGATAGGGATAAAGAAGATCATCCAACTTCCTAAGGAACCCAACACTATTCCTATCCTATCAAATCCTGCCCAATTTGCCAAATCTTGAAAAAGTCGAAGGGCGAATTCTTTCTGGTGCAAGAGACCCAGGGGTGTATCTATCCCCTCGAATGCATACCGATATATTACATTAAACAGTTGTTTGAAGAGCCATACTCCTATACCGCTCGTGAGACCAACGAGTATCGCTATTACAGCAAGAGCGACCGATTCGGAGAATTGCTGACGATTGAGCCAGCCTATGACCTTACCGAGAGAAAATAGTCTTATTTTTGTC is a genomic window of Candidatus Brocadia sp. containing:
- a CDS encoding YebC/PmpR family DNA-binding transcriptional regulator, producing the protein MAGHSHWASIKHKKGAADAKKGKIFSKIARMITVAARRGGGDPDMNPKLQLAISKARAVNMPKENIERAIQKGTGGGEASELFECLYEGYGPHGIALMVEILTDNKNRTVPEIRKIFERFGGNMGESGCVSWMFEKKGLIIAGSNNFNEDELMMLVLDAGADDLQQVGDVFQVICPQVDLDTVKKAIESKNIKIESAEVSWIPKNNIDLDDAAGRKVLGLMEALEDHDDVQNVYSNFNLPQTLLTEVQAAK
- a CDS encoding site-specific integrase, which encodes MLFEQYQTDKPNMGNKPATANRLIATLFHMFTKAVEWDMVEEEILKRIRKVKMLPENNRRLRYLSTEECQRLIDSCDKHLKPIVITALNTGMRKDEILGLKWDNVDLNAGFILLNQDQTKNSERKEIPINQTLRETLEGITSQFDYVFVNPLTGNRYDNVKRSFNTALKKAEIRDFKFHDLRHTFASHLVMAGIDLTTVKELMGHKDFKMTLRYAHLAPSHKVKAVDTLDNIMTEQPSIQKVYNLREACNG
- a CDS encoding ATP-dependent metallopeptidase FtsH/Yme1/Tma family protein, translated to MDKKNKNKTKKSRFSIGYILLFLAVMYVAQIFLSPKAEEISYSQFRLYLKNGYISDCTVGTNLIRGHYKKLSGEGDKEEKIAFVTVPIQDAELVNELESQKVRFKGASENNFFKNILMWWVFPFGIMALGWFFLFKRVGGMGSPFMSFGKAKIKLYSDNGSQKTTFVDVAGCEEAKEELKEIIDFLSYPERFQKLGGKIPKGVLLIGPPGTGKTLLARAVAGEAGVPFFSISGSDFVEMFVGMGAARVRDMFEQAKAKAPCIVFIDEIDSVGRQRGTGLGGGHDEREQTLNQLLAEMDGFNSQKGVIIIAATNRPDVLDSALLRPGRFDRQITVDRPDLIGREAVLSVHAKNVKIDSDVSLKVIAKRTAGFSGADLANVVNEAALLAARYNKNSVGMKELESSIDRVLAGPERKSRIMSDTEKKAVAIHEAGHTLIAALLPNTDPVHKVSIIPRGTAALGYTMQLPLEDKYLTTEPEILDTLCVLLGGRAAEELAIHKISTGAQNDLEKASQLARNYVCRFGMSRKLGPQTFGRQSGNIFLGHDLVQEKEYSEKTAVLIDEEVTNLIMASYDRVKKLLNDNKDKLDLLAKNLENDEVLDGEQVLELLNIEKKQSKTHKEVDIAPIEQPQQNLQYIQKDRGEKQL
- the rbfA gene encoding 30S ribosome-binding factor RbfA; the encoded protein is MPSRRVERLSESVKQEVSKIILYELKDPRISFITVTKVELASDLKRAKVYISILGDALTQRKTLQALEHARGFIQAKMGAHLQIRYTPLLTFYLDESLKKSQHISNLIDEAVKGSDITIKGELEE
- a CDS encoding DUF503 domain-containing protein — protein: MKLEFYKSDDTVVGVLNIRLVIRGANTLKDKRHIIKSLKDRVKNNFNVSVSEIGTLDHCQYSRLGIAMVGNDKRYVNGTLSNLINMFRASTSVELVGYHLEFV
- a CDS encoding ATP phosphoribosyltransferase; this encodes MKKLHLGLPKGSLQEATVEMMKKAGYTVHVSPRSYYPSIDDDEISVRLIRPQDMSRYVEKGIIDAGLTGADWVKEAGSDVKVVVSLVYAKQQLTKVKWVLAVPESSTIRTVDDLQNKKIATELVNVTRQYLAERGVVADIEFSHGATEAKAPDLVDAIVELTETGSSLKANKLRIIETVMESSTQLIAGHHAWKDEWKRTKIENLAMLFEGAIIARVKVGLKMNVPNGALDQVLKKLPALRKPTVSTLSEGAGYAIETVLDETVARSITPELKRAGAEGIIEYPLNKVIL
- a CDS encoding tetratricopeptide repeat protein — its product is MLFVKSFSVIFVLIILFSISFQGCGSIAAKHDSQFLPVIESSPLHAQDKAHAYFCAGYFSMLERDWENAAANFEKAIQLDRSSGRIIQHLATCYFQLGKNEKSIDYLEKLAKIKPNEFSVHYTLATLYETVGKYREAIAEYEYARQCKTTKLDQVFLADTLYRLANLYMQEGMMEKGIECYESMFDMKLVSDPVKVYYEIGQKYFEKNDTKKALEYFLKVKETDPKLSFVSFYLTLCYDALHDYDNAIKEAKVFLEKEPDNWVMHLALSELYEKTNNESNQSEEIKKIEEILKKNTDAGSTNPKEYFLLCQIYRSQRKIDEAIAVIENMKLIPLDKETIRDIHFLLSNLYYENQRFDRVEEELQMVLKLDPDFHEANNFLGYLFVENNRNLDEAIQLINKALKAQPRNGAYLDSLGWAYYKKAQVEGRNDYLIMALQKLLEAVQFLEEPDIYEHIGDVHYSLGNWDEAVKAWGRAQDLYKQMFNNRAQIENITMKLERLKRLRSVEETNSKVIKNQIEIESSIQP